One part of the Acinetobacter sp. XS-4 genome encodes these proteins:
- the hscA gene encoding Fe-S protein assembly chaperone HscA: MALLQIAEPGQSSAPHQHRIAIGIDLGTTHSLVATVLSGKPKVLNDEKERRLLPSIVHYGNDATHYGEEAKPFLIADPKNTIFSVKRFMGRSKADIKFQHPYELMGSENEMPAFETRAGRKTPVEISAEILKQLKDRAETSLQNPVNGAVITVPAYFDEAQRQATRDAAQLAGLNVLRLLNEPTAAAVAYGLDQETNLATDHNYVIYDLGGGTFDVSILRFSQGVFEVLATGGHTALGGDDLDRLIVKWAKKQLDIDTLSDEAYAVFMVAARQAKEQLSTQESVQLKLLENVLTLDRPTFESIIQVALDKTISVCKRVLRDAKLELSDIKNVVLVGGSTRSYAVQQAVRNVFNQEPLCTINPDEVVAIGASITANQLIGNSQDGSLLLDVTPLSLGLETMGGLVERLISRNTAIPVARRQEFTTYQDGQTAMLIHVVQGERDLVEHCRSLGRFVLHGIPPMTAGQARIEVTFQVDADGLLTVSARETTSGVQAQIDIKPSYGLSESDTERLLIEGFQHAEEDKNLRHLKETKVEAQRELEALEQALKVDADLLNDEQLEALKTAENLLKVQLEGNDIQAIEKAVEQLKVHSDAFAALRMNRHIDHALKGTKLEDWSNSN; the protein is encoded by the coding sequence ATGGCACTTTTGCAAATTGCTGAACCGGGTCAATCCAGTGCCCCACATCAACACCGCATTGCGATTGGTATCGACCTAGGAACAACACATTCTTTAGTTGCGACAGTGTTATCAGGCAAACCTAAAGTACTCAATGACGAAAAAGAAAGAAGACTACTTCCTTCTATTGTGCACTATGGAAATGATGCAACTCACTATGGTGAAGAAGCAAAGCCTTTCCTTATTGCCGACCCTAAAAATACAATTTTTTCTGTAAAACGGTTTATGGGTCGTTCAAAGGCAGATATCAAATTTCAGCATCCGTATGAATTAATGGGTTCTGAAAATGAGATGCCAGCTTTTGAAACACGTGCTGGTCGCAAAACCCCTGTTGAAATTTCTGCTGAAATTTTAAAGCAATTAAAAGATCGTGCTGAAACTAGCTTACAAAATCCAGTAAATGGTGCAGTTATTACTGTTCCTGCTTATTTCGATGAAGCTCAGCGACAAGCAACTCGTGATGCAGCACAACTTGCGGGTTTGAATGTATTACGTTTATTAAATGAGCCAACTGCTGCAGCTGTGGCTTATGGTTTAGACCAAGAAACTAATTTAGCCACAGATCATAACTATGTAATTTATGATTTAGGTGGCGGTACTTTTGACGTATCAATCTTGCGTTTCTCACAAGGTGTCTTTGAAGTATTAGCTACAGGCGGCCACACCGCATTAGGTGGTGATGACTTAGATCGCCTCATTGTTAAATGGGCTAAAAAGCAGCTAGATATTGATACTTTGAGCGATGAAGCATATGCAGTATTTATGGTTGCTGCTCGTCAAGCAAAAGAACAATTATCTACTCAAGAATCAGTTCAGTTAAAACTACTTGAAAATGTATTAACACTTGATCGTCCAACTTTTGAAAGTATTATTCAAGTTGCGTTAGATAAAACAATCAGTGTTTGTAAGCGTGTTTTGCGTGATGCAAAACTTGAATTATCAGATATTAAAAATGTTGTTTTAGTGGGTGGCTCTACCCGTTCGTATGCTGTTCAGCAAGCAGTTCGGAATGTATTTAATCAAGAACCACTTTGCACGATCAACCCTGATGAAGTAGTTGCAATTGGCGCTTCGATTACTGCCAACCAATTAATTGGAAACAGTCAAGACGGTTCATTACTTTTAGATGTAACTCCTCTTTCACTTGGTTTAGAAACCATGGGTGGATTAGTAGAGCGTCTTATTTCACGTAATACCGCTATTCCTGTTGCTCGTCGTCAAGAATTTACAACTTATCAAGATGGCCAAACAGCCATGCTTATTCATGTGGTTCAAGGTGAACGAGATTTGGTAGAACATTGTCGTTCATTAGGAAGATTTGTCCTTCATGGCATTCCCCCTATGACTGCTGGTCAAGCACGTATTGAAGTTACCTTTCAGGTAGATGCAGATGGCCTACTCACTGTTTCGGCTCGTGAAACAACTTCAGGTGTACAGGCTCAAATTGATATTAAGCCATCTTACGGTTTATCAGAATCTGATACTGAACGCTTACTAATTGAAGGCTTCCAACATGCGGAAGAAGATAAAAATCTGCGTCATTTGAAAGAAACTAAAGTAGAAGCCCAACGTGAGCTTGAAGCTTTAGAACAAGCTCTTAAGGTTGATGCTGATTTGCTTAATGATGAGCAACTTGAAGCACTTAAAACTGCTGAAAATTTGCTAAAAGTTCAACTTGAAGGCAATGATATTCAAGCAATTGAAAAAGCTGTAGAACAACTTAAAGTACATAGTGATGCTTTTGCCGCACTACGTATGAATCGACATATTGACCACGCCTTAAAAGGTACAAAACTTGAAGATTGGTCAAATTCAAACTAA
- the iscA gene encoding iron-sulfur cluster assembly protein IscA — MIHLTENAATHISNYLKNRGKGEGIRVGVKTSGCSGLAYVLEFVDSIDEHDEVFEQFGVKVFVDPKSHVYLEGLEMDYVKNGLNEGFEFNNPNKKGECGCGESFTV, encoded by the coding sequence ATGATTCATTTAACTGAAAATGCTGCGACTCATATTAGCAATTACCTTAAAAACCGAGGTAAGGGTGAAGGCATTCGCGTGGGTGTGAAAACTTCTGGTTGTTCTGGGTTGGCTTACGTTCTTGAATTCGTTGATTCTATCGACGAACATGACGAAGTTTTCGAACAATTTGGCGTTAAGGTATTTGTAGATCCAAAAAGCCATGTGTATTTAGAAGGCTTGGAAATGGACTACGTCAAAAATGGCCTTAATGAAGGGTTCGAATTTAACAATCCCAATAAAAAAGGTGAATGTGGTTGCGGTGAGTCCTTCACTGTATAA
- the hscB gene encoding Fe-S protein assembly co-chaperone HscB, whose protein sequence is MNHFELFNLPVELDIDLASLKSSFLNLQQQHHPDKAEDKNQALIKSSEINQAFKTLSQIDSRAAYLLALKKQDHHLDQSISDFEFLQSALELREQLDEATSQEHLSTLKQEVLQWIESLVREFKIDYSDEDWGEARDTVRKLRFFQRVLNDIEKAEDQMLDDEDNFDLDDDF, encoded by the coding sequence ATGAATCATTTTGAGTTGTTCAATTTACCCGTAGAACTCGATATCGATTTGGCGAGCTTAAAATCTAGTTTCTTGAATTTGCAGCAGCAACATCATCCTGATAAAGCAGAAGATAAAAATCAGGCTTTGATCAAATCAAGTGAAATCAATCAAGCTTTTAAAACACTATCGCAAATAGACAGCCGCGCCGCTTATCTTTTAGCATTAAAAAAGCAAGACCATCACCTCGATCAATCTATTAGCGATTTTGAGTTCTTACAATCAGCATTAGAGCTTCGTGAACAACTTGATGAAGCAACCTCTCAAGAACACCTAAGCACTCTTAAACAAGAAGTGCTTCAGTGGATAGAAAGTCTAGTTCGCGAATTTAAAATTGATTACTCAGATGAAGACTGGGGTGAGGCTCGAGATACTGTACGTAAATTACGTTTCTTTCAGCGCGTTCTTAACGATATTGAAAAAGCAGAAGATCAAATGTTGGATGACGAAGACAACTTTGATTTAGACGACGATTTTTAA
- a CDS encoding IscS subfamily cysteine desulfurase, translated as MKRPIYLDYAATTPVDPQVAERMMECLTFDGTFGNAASRSHAYGWQAEEKVEYAREQVANLIKADPREIVWTSGATESDNLALKGVAQFYASKGKHIITSKIEHKAVLDPCRELEDQGFEITYLEPEPQTGLITPEMVKAALRPDTVLVSLMMVNNEIGTVTDVAAIGELTRANKTFFHVDAAQAAGKVEIDLSTMKIDLMSFSAHKIYGPKGIGALYVRRSPRVRLKAQIHGGGHERGMRSGTLATHQIVGMGEAFEIAGKTMQAEQERIRKLRDKLWNGLQDLEQVFLNGHPTQNVANYLNVSFNFVEGESLMMSLKDAAVSSGSACTSATLEPSYVLRALGLSDELAHSSIRFSFGKYTTEEDIDHVLTITKAAVEKLRELSPLWDMYKEGIDLSTVEWAEH; from the coding sequence ATGAAACGTCCAATTTATCTTGATTACGCAGCAACCACTCCAGTAGATCCGCAAGTTGCAGAACGTATGATGGAGTGTTTAACTTTCGACGGTACCTTTGGTAATGCTGCATCTCGTTCCCATGCTTATGGCTGGCAGGCAGAAGAGAAAGTTGAATATGCACGTGAGCAAGTTGCAAATTTAATTAAAGCTGATCCACGTGAAATCGTTTGGACTTCTGGTGCAACTGAATCAGATAACCTTGCCCTAAAAGGTGTAGCACAATTTTATGCATCTAAAGGCAAGCACATCATTACAAGTAAAATTGAACACAAAGCTGTTCTAGATCCTTGTCGTGAATTAGAAGATCAAGGTTTTGAAATTACTTATTTAGAACCAGAACCACAAACAGGTTTAATTACTCCTGAAATGGTAAAAGCTGCCCTTCGTCCTGATACTGTTCTTGTTTCTCTTATGATGGTAAACAATGAAATCGGTACAGTTACAGATGTCGCAGCAATTGGTGAATTAACACGTGCCAATAAAACTTTCTTTCATGTAGATGCTGCTCAAGCTGCTGGTAAAGTTGAAATTGACCTATCTACTATGAAAATTGACCTAATGAGTTTCTCAGCTCATAAAATTTATGGTCCAAAAGGTATCGGTGCATTATATGTACGTCGTAGCCCACGTGTTCGTTTAAAAGCACAAATTCATGGCGGTGGTCATGAACGTGGTATGCGTTCTGGTACTTTAGCAACTCATCAAATTGTAGGTATGGGTGAAGCTTTTGAAATTGCTGGCAAAACAATGCAAGCAGAACAAGAGCGTATTCGCAAGCTTCGCGACAAGCTTTGGAATGGTTTACAAGATCTTGAACAAGTTTTCTTAAATGGCCATCCAACTCAAAACGTTGCTAACTATTTAAATGTCAGCTTTAACTTTGTTGAAGGTGAATCTTTAATGATGTCGCTCAAAGATGCAGCCGTATCAAGTGGTTCTGCTTGTACTTCTGCAACCTTAGAGCCTTCATACGTTCTTCGCGCATTAGGTTTATCTGATGAGCTAGCACACAGTTCAATCCGCTTCAGTTTTGGTAAATACACGACTGAAGAAGATATTGATCATGTGCTTACAATTACCAAAGCCGCTGTTGAGAAATTACGTGAACTTTCTCCGCTTTGGGATATGTACAAAGAAGGTATCGATCTTTCTACAGTTGAATGGGCTGAACACTAA
- a CDS encoding HIT domain-containing protein, producing the protein MFSLHPQLAQDTFFVGDFPLSTCRLMNDMQFPWLILIPRVPGITELYELSQADQEQFLRESSWLSSQLARVFRADKMNVAALGNMVPQLHFHHVVRYQNDVAWPKPVWGTPAVPYTNDVLAHMRQTLMLALRGQGDMPFDWRMD; encoded by the coding sequence ATGTTTAGTTTGCATCCACAACTTGCTCAAGATACTTTTTTTGTAGGCGATTTTCCGCTTTCAACATGTCGTTTAATGAATGATATGCAATTCCCGTGGCTGATTTTAATCCCTCGTGTGCCGGGAATCACAGAATTATATGAATTGAGCCAAGCTGATCAAGAACAGTTTTTACGTGAATCAAGTTGGTTGTCTAGTCAGCTAGCTCGAGTATTCCGTGCTGATAAAATGAATGTTGCAGCTCTAGGTAACATGGTACCTCAGTTGCATTTCCATCATGTCGTGCGTTATCAAAATGATGTTGCATGGCCTAAGCCAGTTTGGGGTACTCCTGCAGTTCCATACACAAATGATGTACTGGCTCATATGCGTCAAACCCTTATGCTTGCTTTACGTGGTCAAGGTGATATGCCTTTTGATTGGCGCATGGATTAA
- the fdx gene encoding ISC system 2Fe-2S type ferredoxin, which produces MPRIKVLPHAQFCPEGAEFEVEQNANLCQSLLDRGIKIEHACDMSCACTTCHVVVRKGFDSLEEMDDVEADLLDRAWGLEPDSRLSCQVKIVDEDLEIEIPKYTINHASESH; this is translated from the coding sequence ATGCCCCGTATTAAAGTACTTCCTCATGCTCAATTTTGCCCTGAAGGCGCAGAATTTGAAGTCGAACAAAATGCAAATCTTTGTCAAAGTTTGCTCGATCGAGGAATTAAAATTGAACATGCATGTGACATGTCGTGTGCTTGTACAACTTGTCACGTAGTTGTTCGCAAGGGTTTTGACAGCCTAGAAGAAATGGATGATGTTGAAGCAGACCTTTTAGATCGGGCTTGGGGTCTTGAACCAGATTCTCGTCTCTCTTGCCAAGTGAAGATTGTTGATGAAGATTTGGAAATTGAGATTCCTAAATACACAATCAATCACGCTTCCGAAAGTCATTAA
- the iscU gene encoding Fe-S cluster assembly scaffold IscU, which translates to MAYSEKVIDHYENPRNVGVLDKNSENVGTGMVGAPACGDVMRLQIQVNDSGVIEEARFKTYGCGSAIASSSLVTEWLKGKTLDEAQSIKNIDIATELALPPVKVHCSVLAEDAIKAAIEDYRTKKSKA; encoded by the coding sequence ATGGCTTATAGCGAAAAGGTAATTGATCATTACGAAAACCCTCGTAATGTTGGTGTTTTAGACAAAAACTCTGAAAATGTAGGTACAGGCATGGTGGGTGCACCTGCATGTGGCGACGTGATGCGTTTACAAATTCAAGTAAACGATAGCGGTGTAATTGAAGAAGCCCGCTTTAAAACTTATGGCTGTGGTTCTGCAATTGCGTCAAGCTCACTCGTAACTGAATGGTTAAAAGGCAAGACTCTTGATGAAGCTCAATCAATCAAGAATATTGACATCGCAACCGAGCTTGCTCTTCCACCAGTAAAAGTTCACTGCTCTGTATTAGCTGAAGATGCGATTAAAGCTGCGATTGAAGATTATCGCACTAAAAAATCAAAAGCTTAA
- the mfd gene encoding transcription-repair coupling factor, translating to MFQQEISQLNLQQLKAGEKRWVGSLLGSSAALLFKEIAVQHSSLLVVVARNNQHVAQLESELEFYGIKPTIFPDWEILPYDRLSPHQDIVSERLAILSNMPQKGVLLLSASTLAQRVAPYSWVLGEHFDIHVGQKFDLEQQKLRLVQAGYHLVDTVYDHGEFAVRGSIMDIFASGQEAPIRIDLFDDEIDTLKFFDPETQRTTTALKSFTVLPAKEFPLKEARSIFRDRYSELFPTANPKKNPIYQDVLEGIASPGIEFYLPLFFDKAQMESQSTLTTYFPKNCIVITNDDVDTDLTNFWKEVFRRYEDRRHNVDQPILPPEELFIAPNHLLSALNQFPRMLVSTETVEEKAGALNLKVEQPPKLAVDPKKEKPFTVVKKYIDEANHPVLLVAESAGRRESLRDGLRASLGDIPGVDSFEQFQKSQFAIAITNAPLDRGLLLTDQLSVISENQLYEHRVVQRRRKRQQEVSEEFLIRSLTELSIDAPVVHIDHGVGRYAGLVTLAIEGQDYEFLQLNYAEGSKVYVPVTNLHLISRYSGGDPDLAPLHKIGSDAWSKAKRKALEQIHDVAAELLHIQARRQSKPGFGFELDQSLYMQFASGFAYEETLDQANAIEATLHDMQQARPMDRLVCGDVGFGKTEVAMRAAFVAVQNSKQVAVLVPTTLLAQQHYESFKDRFADWPVRIEVLSRFGSNKTHTKNIEDLIAGKVDVVVGTHKLLQENVQFKDLGLMVVDEEHRFGVRDKERIKALRADVDMLTLTATPIPRTLNMAFSGMRDLSIIATPPARRLAVKTFVQEHTEASIKEAILRELLRGGQVYFLHNEVDTIERAAENIRVLVPEARVAVAHGQMRERELEQVMQQFYHKEFNVLVCSTIIETGIDVPNANTILIERADKLGLAQLHQLRGRVGRSHHQAYAYLLVPSIKHLKGDAEKRLDAIQRASTLGAGFMLATEDLEIRGAGELLGEQQSGSMQAIGYSLYMEMLEKATKAIQQGKTPNFDAPLSLTAEINLHIPALIPDEYLGDVHQRLLFYKRISNTDTQEKLDNIRMELIDRFGVPPQSVKHLFSVHQIRLKAEHLGITKIDINTQGGNIEFSPDTPVQAISIIQLMQKHPTYYRMEGGQRLKVMVQLEEQEKRIQFINDLLAKLLNELHA from the coding sequence ATGTTTCAACAAGAAATCTCTCAATTGAATTTACAACAGCTCAAGGCCGGTGAAAAGCGTTGGGTGGGGTCGTTATTAGGTTCATCTGCTGCATTATTATTCAAAGAAATTGCTGTTCAGCATTCGTCTTTGCTTGTTGTGGTTGCCAGAAATAACCAGCATGTTGCTCAATTAGAAAGTGAACTTGAGTTTTATGGCATAAAACCGACAATTTTTCCTGATTGGGAAATCCTACCATATGATCGTTTGTCACCTCATCAAGATATTGTTTCAGAACGCCTCGCAATTTTATCTAATATGCCTCAGAAGGGGGTATTGCTACTTTCAGCAAGTACTTTAGCTCAAAGAGTTGCGCCATATTCATGGGTTTTGGGTGAACATTTTGATATTCATGTTGGACAAAAATTCGATTTAGAACAACAAAAATTACGTTTGGTACAAGCTGGTTATCATTTAGTAGATACTGTTTATGATCACGGTGAGTTTGCTGTGCGTGGCAGTATTATGGATATTTTTGCGTCAGGACAAGAGGCACCTATTCGCATCGATCTGTTTGACGATGAAATTGATACATTAAAATTCTTTGATCCAGAAACGCAAAGAACCACCACAGCTTTGAAAAGTTTTACAGTTTTACCTGCAAAAGAATTTCCATTAAAAGAAGCGCGTTCAATTTTTAGAGATCGGTATTCTGAACTTTTCCCTACAGCAAACCCTAAGAAAAACCCGATTTATCAAGATGTTTTAGAGGGAATTGCTTCACCAGGAATTGAATTTTATTTACCATTGTTTTTTGATAAAGCACAAATGGAATCTCAAAGCACACTTACAACGTACTTTCCAAAGAATTGCATTGTAATTACAAATGATGATGTGGATACTGATTTAACTAATTTTTGGAAAGAAGTTTTTCGTCGTTATGAAGATAGACGTCATAACGTAGATCAGCCAATTCTTCCTCCTGAAGAGTTATTTATTGCTCCAAACCATTTGCTTAGTGCTTTAAACCAGTTCCCGCGTATGCTTGTAAGTACCGAGACGGTTGAAGAAAAAGCTGGAGCATTAAACCTTAAGGTTGAGCAGCCACCGAAGTTGGCTGTCGATCCGAAAAAAGAGAAACCGTTTACCGTCGTTAAAAAATATATTGATGAAGCAAATCATCCTGTTTTATTGGTTGCAGAAAGTGCCGGTCGACGTGAAAGTTTAAGAGATGGTTTACGTGCCAGTTTAGGAGATATTCCGGGTGTAGACAGCTTTGAACAATTTCAGAAGAGTCAGTTTGCGATTGCTATTACAAATGCTCCGCTAGACCGTGGCTTACTTTTAACAGATCAATTGTCTGTTATTTCAGAAAATCAATTATATGAACATCGGGTAGTTCAGCGTCGTCGTAAACGTCAGCAAGAAGTTTCAGAAGAGTTCTTAATTCGAAGTTTGACTGAATTAAGTATAGATGCTCCTGTTGTTCATATTGATCATGGTGTGGGGCGTTATGCAGGATTAGTGACTTTAGCAATTGAGGGGCAAGATTATGAATTCTTGCAGCTCAATTATGCTGAAGGGTCAAAAGTTTATGTCCCTGTAACTAATTTGCATCTTATTAGTCGCTATAGTGGCGGAGACCCAGATTTAGCTCCACTTCATAAAATTGGAAGTGATGCGTGGAGTAAAGCTAAACGTAAAGCTTTAGAACAAATTCATGATGTTGCAGCCGAATTGTTGCATATACAAGCACGTCGTCAGTCAAAACCTGGTTTTGGTTTTGAACTTGACCAATCACTTTATATGCAATTTGCCAGTGGATTTGCCTATGAAGAAACACTTGATCAGGCAAATGCTATTGAAGCGACGCTTCATGATATGCAACAAGCTAGACCGATGGATCGACTTGTTTGTGGTGATGTGGGTTTTGGTAAAACTGAAGTAGCTATGCGAGCAGCGTTTGTAGCTGTGCAAAACAGTAAGCAAGTTGCTGTTTTAGTGCCTACAACTTTACTAGCACAACAACATTATGAGTCTTTTAAAGATCGCTTTGCTGATTGGCCTGTGCGTATAGAAGTGTTGTCACGTTTTGGTTCAAATAAAACCCATACAAAAAATATTGAAGATTTGATTGCGGGTAAAGTTGATGTCGTGGTGGGAACACATAAGCTTTTACAAGAAAATGTGCAATTTAAAGACTTGGGTTTAATGGTCGTCGATGAAGAACATCGATTTGGTGTGCGTGATAAAGAGCGTATCAAAGCATTACGAGCAGATGTAGATATGTTAACGCTTACTGCAACCCCAATTCCACGAACTTTAAATATGGCTTTTTCGGGAATGCGTGATCTATCTATCATTGCTACACCGCCAGCTCGTCGTTTAGCGGTTAAAACCTTTGTACAAGAACATACGGAAGCCTCTATTAAAGAAGCGATTTTGCGTGAATTACTACGTGGCGGCCAAGTATACTTCTTACATAACGAAGTCGATACGATTGAAAGGGCTGCTGAAAATATCCGTGTTCTTGTACCTGAAGCTCGTGTGGCAGTCGCTCATGGACAAATGAGAGAACGAGAGCTCGAACAAGTGATGCAGCAGTTCTATCACAAAGAATTTAATGTATTGGTATGTTCAACCATTATTGAAACTGGAATTGATGTTCCAAATGCTAATACAATTTTGATAGAAAGGGCCGACAAACTTGGTTTAGCTCAATTACACCAATTACGTGGGCGTGTGGGACGATCACATCACCAAGCCTATGCTTATCTGTTAGTTCCTTCTATAAAACACTTGAAAGGTGATGCAGAAAAACGTTTGGACGCAATTCAACGTGCTTCTACTCTGGGTGCTGGCTTTATGCTAGCTACAGAAGATTTAGAAATTCGTGGTGCAGGTGAGCTTTTAGGTGAGCAACAAAGCGGTTCAATGCAGGCAATTGGATATAGCTTGTATATGGAAATGCTTGAAAAAGCCACTAAGGCAATTCAGCAAGGGAAAACACCGAATTTTGATGCACCATTATCGCTGACTGCAGAAATTAATTTACATATTCCAGCATTGATCCCAGATGAGTATTTAGGGGATGTGCATCAGCGTTTATTGTTCTATAAGCGTATTAGTAATACAGATACGCAAGAGAAACTCGATAATATCCGTATGGAGCTCATTGATCGTTTTGGAGTACCTCCGCAGTCAGTTAAGCATTTGTTTAGTGTCCATCAAATTCGCTTGAAAGCTGAACATCTAGGCATCACCAAGATCGATATTAATACTCAAGGTGGCAATATTGAATTTTCACCAGATACACCTGTTCAGGCAATTAGCATTATTCAGCTCATGCAAAAGCATCCAACCTATTATCGTATGGAAGGTGGTCAGCGTTTAAAAGTGATGGTTCAGCTTGAGGAACAGGAAAAGCGCATTCAATTTATTAACGATTTATTAGCTAAATTATTAAATGAATTACATGCTTAA
- a CDS encoding adenylate/guanylate cyclase domain-containing protein, which translates to MQLERFIDREPKQFAYFHRLMGYSILSLILVIYAFTSPNTNYQIYIPPFFLFLLFISSKLEHWLQYQFDKKTQKSVFFAIDAIVVAVTLAGLHLNLVPTFIAVFALFYSAINSRISFAVICLTSLLGAIIFYLSTFFLFGFYTYFEPTSQELTVITLLGLVMFITIGNYYQHRWVKKISQQRQHYYDQMTRYIAFANQLSRYAPLQLWQSIMRGEAEAKIEYKRKKMTVFFSDIQGFTELSETLIPDDLAFLLNDYLSHMTEIAKQYEATVDKFMGDAILIFFGDPNSQGVEQDAKACVEMAIAMRQQMKLLRERWKKMGYSALHIRMGISTGYCHVGNYGATHRMAYTIVGRDVNLAARLQYAAEIDEILISDDTYQLIKSDFLCAPKTPIYLKGIQGAVKTWQVMEKYTGNKSDHQQWFDYEYKGFHLVLNLEEVQNYEYPELVEVLEKMIQRLKVQQTLINTQGIARLRLEDEVKPVEIDQQDQV; encoded by the coding sequence GTGCAATTAGAGAGGTTTATCGATAGAGAGCCTAAGCAGTTTGCATATTTTCATCGCTTGATGGGATATTCAATTCTGTCCTTAATTTTAGTGATCTATGCTTTTACCTCACCTAATACAAATTATCAGATCTACATTCCTCCTTTTTTTCTGTTTTTACTTTTTATTAGTTCGAAGTTAGAGCACTGGCTTCAATACCAATTTGATAAGAAAACTCAAAAAAGTGTCTTTTTTGCAATTGATGCAATTGTTGTAGCAGTGACCTTAGCGGGTCTGCATCTTAATTTGGTGCCTACATTTATTGCAGTATTTGCATTATTTTATTCTGCAATTAATAGCCGTATTTCTTTCGCAGTCATTTGTTTGACGAGCCTGTTGGGCGCGATTATTTTTTATTTAAGTACATTTTTCTTATTTGGTTTTTATACATATTTTGAACCTACTAGCCAAGAGTTAACTGTTATTACACTCTTGGGTTTGGTTATGTTTATTACCATTGGAAATTACTACCAACATCGTTGGGTTAAAAAGATCAGTCAGCAGCGTCAACACTACTATGACCAAATGACCCGCTATATTGCTTTTGCTAATCAGTTAAGCCGTTATGCGCCACTACAGTTGTGGCAGTCTATCATGCGCGGTGAAGCGGAAGCAAAAATCGAATATAAACGAAAAAAAATGACTGTATTTTTTTCTGATATTCAGGGCTTTACAGAGTTATCTGAAACGTTAATTCCTGATGACTTAGCATTTTTGCTTAATGATTATTTAAGCCATATGACTGAAATTGCCAAGCAGTATGAAGCTACAGTCGACAAATTTATGGGGGATGCCATCCTCATATTTTTTGGTGATCCGAATTCTCAGGGTGTCGAGCAAGATGCAAAAGCCTGCGTAGAAATGGCAATCGCTATGCGTCAGCAAATGAAATTACTGCGTGAGCGTTGGAAAAAAATGGGCTATTCAGCCTTGCATATCCGTATGGGGATTAGTACTGGTTACTGCCACGTGGGAAATTATGGCGCAACACATCGTATGGCTTATACTATTGTAGGTCGAGATGTGAATTTAGCGGCTCGTTTACAATATGCTGCTGAAATAGATGAAATTTTAATTTCAGATGATACTTATCAATTAATCAAAAGTGATTTTCTTTGTGCTCCCAAAACGCCAATTTACTTAAAAGGTATTCAAGGTGCTGTAAAGACCTGGCAAGTGATGGAGAAATACACAGGGAATAAGTCAGATCATCAGCAATGGTTCGACTATGAGTATAAGGGCTTTCATTTAGTACTTAATTTAGAAGAAGTACAAAACTATGAATATCCTGAATTAGTAGAAGTACTTGAGAAAATGATTCAACGGCTTAAAGTTCAACAAACTTTAATTAATACTCAAGGCATTGCACGATTAAGACTAGAAGATGAAGTTAAACCTGTTGAAATTGATCAACAAGATCAAGTTTAA